One window of the Onychostoma macrolepis isolate SWU-2019 chromosome 21, ASM1243209v1, whole genome shotgun sequence genome contains the following:
- the tenm2b gene encoding teneurin-2 isoform X7, whose amino-acid sequence MYHPGIHRAKALHHDPGASSHHSQTSLRPPLPPPHNHHQSSANSLNRSNQASRRNPQSHAPTAAPPDGPSTPESVQLQDSWALNSSVPLETRHFLFKTPSGSTPLFSSSSPGYPLTGGTVYSPPPRLLPRNTFSRSSFKLKKPSKYCSWKCAAVSAIAAAVLLAVLLSYVIALNLLGLNWRLKPTEGHLVNTGLSMSIPGIGDVATVPSGGRGPWVLKNSSINSGELELGQRVSQDVPPGVFWRSLLHLRQPHFLKFNISLGKDALFGVYMRKGLPPSHAQYDYMERLDGKEKWSVIESPRERRSIQTVVQNEAIFVQYLDPGTWHLAFYNDGKEKEPVSFSTVALDSVEECPQNCHGNGECMSGACHCFPGFHGTDCSKVACPVLCSGNGQYSKGVCMCYSGWKGLECDVPQGQCVDPSCGGHGTCTQGSCTCEAGYRGESCEEVDCLDPTCSGHGSCVSGQCHCKPGWSGPLCDVSRAQCPDQCNGHGAYSPDTGLCSCDPNWMGPDCSTEVCSADCGSHGVCVGGVCHCEEGWTGTSCDQRLCNPQCVKHGTCRDGKCQCEQGWNGEHCTIDGCPGLCNGNGQCIMGQNSWHCECHTGWRGPGCSVAMETSCNDNKDNEGDGLVDCMDPDCCTQSSCVTNPLCRGSRDPLQVIQQSQSEVQKVPSFYDRIKMLVGKDSTHIIPGINPFNASLASLIRGQVLTSDGTPLVGVNVTFVKYPHYGHTMTRQDGTFDLVANGGGSLTLRFERAPFLSQERTVWLPWNRFYAMDTVVLQTEEKTTARCDLSGFVRPDPVVLPSPLSSFFSSNPSERHILPESQVLHEQVEIPGTSLKLCYLSSRTSGYLSLLKVIMTPALVPLSLAKVHLMVAVEGHLLQKWFHASPNLAYTYIWDKTDAYRQRVHGLTEALVSVGYEYETCPSQILWEKRTAVLQGYELNPSNLGGWSLDKHHMLNVRSGILHKGSGENIFLSQQQPPIINSIMGNGRRRSISCPSCSGMAEGNKLLAPMAVACDGEGNLYVGDLNFVRRVYPSLNTTAVLELRNKDLRHSNSPSHKYYLAVDPVSGSLFLSDTNSRQIYRVRSLNGARPLLDNAQVVAGTGEQCVPFDEARCGDGGKAVEATLMSPRGVALDKNGLMYFVDATMIRKVDQNGIISTLIKTNDLTAVRPLSCDSSMDVSQVRLEWPTDLAINPMDNSLYVLENNVILRISENHQVSIIAGRPMHCQVPGIDYSLSKLAIHSALESATAIAISHTGVLYIAETDEKRINRIRQVSTSGEISLLAGAASECDCKNDVNCNCFSGDEGYAADASLNCPASLAVSPDGTLYIADLNNIRVRSVRSNRPNATASGQYEVGSSLEQELYVFGPDGLHRQTVSLITGLALYNFTYGLDGELAAVTDASNNTLRVRREASGSIRLVLLPENQVVTLGMDPAGSLRSVSALSQEVAQLSYYTNTELLASKSDETGWTNFYNYDSEGRLTNVTYPTGVVTSLHREMEETINIDMESSNRDDDVTVITNLSSVEASYTVVQDQVRNSYQLYHNGTLRVSYANGMGISFHTEPHIIAGSVSPTIGRRNITLPTDSGLNSIEWRMRKELTKGKVTVFGRKLRVHSRNLLSIDYDRNTRTEKIYDDHRKFTLRIIYDAQGRPATWLPSSSLALVNVSYSPTGRLVGLQRGSMSEKSEFDTFGRILSRTFVDGKVWSFSYMDKSMVLLLQQSQKQYVFDFDTAGRLTAVTMPSMARHTMATHVSVGYIRNTYNPPESNATIIHDFSEDGRPRATFYLGTGRRVLYKYGKLGKLSEVLYDATAVTFGYDETTGVLKMVNLQSGGFSCTIRYRKLGPLVDKQMYRFSEEGMVNARFDYTYHDNSFRVASIKPVIGETPLPVDLYRYDEISGKVEHFGKFGIIYYDINQIITTAVMTLSKHFDAHGRIKEVQYEIFRSLMYWMTVQYDSMGRVIKRELKIGPYANTTQYRYEYDGDGQLVGVKVDDWSTWRYSYDLNGNLHLLNPGNSARLLPLRYDLRDRITRLGDMQYQLDEDGVLAQRGSDIFEYNSKGLLERAYSRTAGGWSVRYRYDGLGRRVSRRTNEGEHQQYFYADLNYPTRVTHVYNHSRAEITSFYYDLQGHLFAMEVSGGEEYYIASDNVGTPLAIFSSNGQMVKQMQYTAYGEIYHDSNPDFQLILGFHGGLYDPLTKLVHFAQRDYDVLAGRWIAPDHTLWPKIGKEPAPFNLYMFKNNNPLSDMIDVKNYVTDVKSWLVMFGFQLSNIIPGFPRHSLYFVDPPYEILASQDSDNIQLFTGVQHSVDRHNQAFMVLEGRRLNKQRRTKRDKPGYWFGTSTPIVGKGMMIAIKDGHVLTDLSSSASEDSRKISQILSNAIYLDGTHYTIDGRDCHFFVKLGLADSDLLALGLSSGHKTLESGINVTVSGRSRRGVTLEIHSAKLTYSIRYGLSAEVLEKERSRLLEQAHQRALSGAWAREQRQVREGREGGRVWAENEKQQLLAIGKVAGYEGYYVLPVEQYPELADSSANIQFLKQNEMGRR is encoded by the exons GGCCGTGGGTGTTGAAGAACAGCAGTATAAACAGCGGGGAGCTGGAGCTGGGTCAGCGTGTCAGTCAGGATGTTCCTCCAGGCGTCTTCTGGAGGTCTCTGCTTCACCTGCGTCAGCCGCACTTTCTCAAGTTCAACATCTCCCTGGGCAAGGATGCACTGTTTGGGGTCTACATGCGGAAAGGCCTGCCTCCTTCACATGCTCAG TATGACTACATGGAAAGGCTGGATGGAAAAGAGAAGTGGAGCGTTATCGAGTCTCCTCGCGAGCGGCGCAGTATTCAGACCGTTGTCCAGAACGAGGCGATCTTTGTGCAGTATCTGGACCCGGGCACCTGGCACCTGGCCTTCTACAACGACGGCAAAGAGAAAGAACCTGTCTCATTCAGCACTGTGGCTCTAG ATTCGGTGGAAGAGTGCCCCCAGAATTGCCATGGCAACGGAGAGTGCATGTCAGGAGCGTGTCATTGCTTCCCAGGGTTCCACGGCACGGACTGTTCCAAAG TGGCGTGTCCCGTGCTGTGCAGCGGGAATGGACAGTACAGCAAGGGTGTGTGCATGTGCTACAGCGGCTGGAAGGGACTAGAGTGTGACGTGCCACAGGGCCAGTGCGTCGACCCCAGCTGTGGCGGTCACGGGACCTGCACCCAGGGCAGCTGCACCTGTGAAGCAGGTTACCGTGGAGAGTCCTGCGAGGAAG tgGATTGTCTTGACCCCACATGTTCGGGACATGGCAGCTGTGTGTCCGGTCAGTGCCACTGTAAGCCAGGTTGGTCCGGACCTCTATGTGATGTATCCAGAGCCCAGTGCCCAGATCAGTGCAACGGTCACGGAGCCTACAGCCCTGACACGGGCCTCTGCAGCTGTGACCCTAACTGGATGGGCCCCGACTGCTCCACGG aGGTGTGTTCAGCAGATTGTGGGAGCCATGGCGTGTGTGTCGGGGGCGTTTGCCACTGTGAGGAGGGCTGGACAGGCACAAGCTGTGACCAGAGACTGTGTAACCCACAGTGTGTGAAACATGGGACCTGCAGGGATGGCAAGTGCCAATGTGAACAGGGCTGGAACGGAGAGCACTGCACCAtcg ATGGCTGTCCGGGGCTGTGCAATGGGAATGGGCAATGCATCATGGGTCAGAACAGCTGGCACTGTGAGTGCCACACTGGCTGGAGAGGGCCAGGCTGCAGTGTTGCCATGGAGACCTCCTGCAATGACAACAAGGACAATGAAGGAG ATGGTCTGGTTGACTGCATGGATCCAGACTGCTGCACGCAGAGCTCTTGTGTGACCAATCCTCTGTGCCGTGGATCACGTGACCCACTTCAGGTTATTCAGCAGAGCCAGTCAGAGGTCCAAAAAGTCCCTTCCTTTTATGACAGAATCAAGATGCTTGTGGGTAAAGACAGCACTCACATCATCCCAGGAATCAACCCATTTAATGCCAG CCTGGCATCTCTAATTCGAGGTCAGGTTTTGACCTCAGACGGCACTCCTTTGGTGGGTGTCAATGTGACCTTTGTGAAGTACCCTCACTATGGTCACACCATGACCCGCCAGGATGGCAC TTTTGATCTGGTGGCCAATGGCGGAGGCTCTCTGACTTTGCGGTTTGAACGGGCTCCGTTTCTGAGTCAGGAACGAACGGTGTGGCTGCCCTGGAATCGCTTCTACGCCATGGACACTGTGGTGCTACAAACGGAGGAGAAAACCACAGCCAGATGTGACCTGAGTGGTTTTGTCAGGCCCGATCCCGTGGTTCTTCCCTCCCCACTGTCCTCCTTCTTCAGCTCCAACCCTTCAGAGAGACACATCCTCCCTGAGAGCCAG GTGCTTCACGAGCAGGTGGAGATTCCCGGCACCAGTCTTAAACTTTGCTATTTGAGCTCTAGGACCTCAGGCTACCTCTCACTGCTCAAGGTGATCATGACCCCAGCTCTAGTGCCTCTCAGCCTGGCCAAAGTACACCTGATGGTGGCCGTGGAAGGTCATCTCCTTCAGAAATGGTTCCATGCATCTCCCAACCTGGCTTACACTTATATCTGGGACAAGACTGACGCCTACAGGCAGAGGGTCCACGGCCTGACCGAGGCTTTGG TGTCTGTGGGGTACGAGTATGAGACATGTCCCAGTCAGATCCTGTGGGAGAAGAGGACAGCTGTGCTGCAGGGATACGAGCTCAACCCCTCAAACTTGGGCGGCTGGTCTCTAGACAAACACCACATGCTGAACGTCCGCAGCG GCATCCTTCATAAGGGCAGCGGTGAGAATATCTTCCTCTCCCAGCAGCAGCCGCCCATCATTAACAGTATTATGGGTAACGGCCGAAGACGCAGTATCTCGTGCCCAAGCTGCAGTGGGATGGCTGAGGGCAACAAGCTGCTGGCGCCAATGGCCGTAGCCTGTGACGGAGAGGGCAACCTGTACGTGGGTGACCTTAACTTTGTGCGGAGAGTCTATCCGTCCCTCAATACCACAGCTGTACTGGAGCTCAG AAATAAAGATTTGAGACAcag CAACAGTCCAAGCCATAAGTACTACTTGGCAGTGGATCCGGTGTCGGGTTCTTTGTTCCTGTCAGACACCAACTCCCGGCAGATCTACCGCGTTCGCTCTCTGAATGGGGCACGGCCGTTGCTGGATAACGCTCAGGTGGTGGCGGGGACGGGAGAGCAGTGCGTCCCGTTCGATGAGGCTCGCTGCGGTGATGGAGGCAAGGCAGTAGAAGCCACACTAATGAGCCCAAGAG GTGTTGCATTGGATAAGAATGGCCTGATGTACTTTGTGGATGCTACCATGATACGAAAAGTAGATCAGAATGGCATTATCTCCACTCTGATAAAGACCAATGACCTGACTGCAGTCAGGCCCCTCAGCTGTGACTCCAGCATGGATGTCAGCCAG GTACGTCTGGAGTGGCCTACAGACCTGGCCATCAACCCTATGGACAACTCTCTGTATGTGCTGGAGAATAACGTCATCCTGCGTATCTCTGAGAACCACCAGGTCAGCATTATTGCAGGGCGGCCCATGCACTGCCAGGTCCCTGGCATTGATTACTCGCTCAGCAAACTAGCAATCCATTCTGCCTTGGAGAGTGCCACGGCCATCGCCATCTCCCACACAGGTGTGCTCTATATTGCCGAAACCGATGAGAAGCGCATCAATCGCATACGGCAAGTTAGCACCAGTGGCGAGATCTCCCTGCTTGCTGGCGCTGCCTCTGAATGCGACTGCAAGAATGACGTCAACTGCAACTGTTTCTCAGGAGATGAGGGCTACGCTGCGGACGCCAGCCTCAATTGTCCTGCTTCGCTGGCTGTGTCACCAGATGGTACCCTGTACATCGCTGACCTGAACAATATCCGTGTACGTTCGGTCCGCAGCAACCGCCCTAACGCCACAGCAAGCGGACAATATGAAGTGGGCTCATCTCTGGAACAGGAGCTATATGTGTTTGGTCCTGACGGCCTTCATAGGCAAACGGTTAGCCTCATTACAGGCTTGGCCCTGTATAACTTTACCTACGGGCTGGACGGAGAGTTGGCAGCAGTTACCGATGCCTCTAACAATACACTTCGGGTGAGGAGGGAGGCGTCTGGCTCTATCAGGCTTGTGCTGTTGCCAGAGAACCAGGTGGTAACACTGGGAATGGACCCAGCCGGCAGCCTACGTTCAGTGTCTGCCCTCAGccaggaagtggcacagcttaGTTATTACACTAACACAGAACTTTTAGCCTCCAAGTCAGATGAAACCGGATGGACAAACTTTTACAA CTATGACAGTGAAGGTCGTCTAACCAACGTCACATATCCCACTGGTGTGGTGACCAGTCTGCATCGTGAGATGGAGGAGACCATCAATATTGACATGGAGAGCTCAAACAGAGATGATGATGTCACAGTCATCACTAATCTCTCGTCCGTAGAGGCGTCCTACACTGTGGTTCAAG ACCAAGTGAGGAATAGCTATCAGTTGTACCACAACGGCACACTGCGAGTGTCCTATGCTAATGGAATGGGCATCAGCTTTCACACTGAACCGCACATAATTGCAGGATCAGTGAGCCCGACCATTGGGAGACGCAACATCACTCTACCCACTGACAGTGGCCTCAACTCTATCGAATGGCGCATGAGAAAAGAGCTGACCAAGGGCAAGGTCACAGTGTTTGGCAGGAAGTTGCgc GTCCACAGCAGAAACCTTCTGTCCATTGACTATGACCGCAACACCAGAACAGAGAAGATCTACGATGACCACCGAAAGTTCACTCTACGCATCATCTATGACGCCCAGGGCCGACCGGCCACCTGGCTCCCCAGCAGCAGCTTAGCTCTGGTCAATGTGTCTTATTCACCCACTGGCCGGTTGGTGGGCTTGCAGAGGGGCAGCATGAGCGAGAAAAGTGAGTTTGACACATTTGGACGGATCCTGTCCCGAACCTTTGTTGATGGGAAAGTTTGGAGCTTCAGCTACATGGACAAA TCCATGGTGTTGCTGCTCCAGCAGAGTCAGAAACAGTACGTCTTTGATTTTGACACAGCGGGACGGCTCACGGCGGTCACTATGCCAAGCATGGCCAGACACACTATGGCCACCCACGTGTCTGTTGGTTACATTCGCAACACCTACAACCCCCCTGAGAGCAATGCCACCATTATCCACGACTTCAGCGAGGATGGGCGTCCACGCGCTACATTCTACCTCGGAACGGGCCGGCGTGTGCTCTACAAGTACGGGAAGCTCGGAAAGCTCTCGGAGGTGCTGTATGATGCCACTGCCGTCACCTTTGGCTATGATGAAACGACTGGAGTGCTTAAAATGGTCAACTTACAGAGCGGAGGCTTCTCTTGCACCATTCGCTATCGCAAACTTGGCCCCCTAGTGGACAAACAGATGTACCGCTTCTCAGAGGAAGGAATGGTCAATGCTCGTTTTGACTACACCTATCATGACAACAGCTTCAGGGTGGCCAGCATAAAGCCAGTAATAGGGGAAACCCCACTTCCTGTGGACCTGTACCGCTACGATGAGATTTCTGGTAAGGTCGAACACTTCGGCAAGTTTGGCATCATATACTACGACATCAACCAAATCATTACCACAGCAGTGATGACGCTCAGTAAGCATTTTGATGCACATGGCCGCATCAAGGAAGTGCAGTACGAGATCTTCCGCTCGTTGATGTATTGGATGACGGTGCAGTATGACAGTATGGGTCGTGTAATTAAACGTGAACTGAAGATCGGTCCATATGCTAACACCACACAGTACCGCTATGAATATGATGGTGACGGCCAGCTTGTTGGTGTCAAGGTTGATGACTGGTCTACTTGGCGCTACAGCTACGACCTAAACGGAAATCTCCATTTGCTTAACCCCGGTAACAGCGCCCGTCTGCTGCCACTACGCTACGATCTTCGAGACCGAATCACACGGCTCGGCGATATGCAGTATCAGCTCGATGAGGATGGTGTGCTTGCACAGAGGGGCTCGGACATCTTTGAGTACAATTCCAAAGGTCTTCTCGAGCGAGCCTACAGCCGCACAGCAGGAGGTTGGAGCGTCCGCTACCGCTACGATGGCTTGGGCCGTCGTGTCTCCCGCAGAACTAACGAAGGCGAGCATCAGCAGTATTTCTACGCCGACTTGAACTACCCCACTCGGGTCACCCATGTTTACAACCACTCGAGAGCCGAAATCACCTCCTTCTACTATGACCTGCAGGGTCATCTATTTGCTATGGAGGTCAGCGGTGGGGAGGAATACTACATCGCCTCTGACAACGTAGGCACTCCGCTGGCCATCTTCAGCAGCAATGGGCAGATGGTCAAGCAGATGCAGTACACGGCGTACGGAGAGATCTATCATGATTCCAACCCGGATTTCCAGCTCATATTGGGCTTTCATGGAGGGCTTTATGATCCTCTCACAAAGCTGGTGCACTTCGCCCAGAGAGACTACGACGTGCTGGCAGGAAGATGGATCGCACCTGACCATACATTGTGGCCAAAGATAGGCAAAGAGCCAGCTCCATTCAACCTGTATATGTTTAAGAACAATAATCCACTCAGCGATATGATTGATGTGAAAAACTATGTGACAG ATGTGAAGAGTTGGCTGGTTATGTTTGGCTTCCAGCTCAGCAACATCATTCCAGGGTTTCCTAGACACTCGCTTTACTTTGTTGACCCTCCTTATGAGATACTTGCCAGTCAGGACTCTGATAACATTCAG CTTTTCACTGGAGTTCAGCATTCAGTGGACAGACACAACCAGGCCTTCATGGTTCTTGAGGGGAGGCGGCTCAACAAACAGCGGCGCACCAAGCGCGACAAGCCCGGTTACTGGTTTGGCACCAGCACACCCATCGTAGGCAAAGGCATGATGATCGCTATCAAGGATGGTCACGTATTAACAGACCTGTCCAGCTCAGCTAGCGAAGACAGTCGCAAAATATCACAGATCCTCAGCAACGCCATCTACCTGGACGGCACGCATTACACCATTGATGGACGAGACTGCCACTTCTTCGTGAAGCTCGGACTGGCTGACAGCGACCTATTGGCCCTGGGACTCAGCAGCGGCCATAAGACGCTGGAGAGCGGGATCAATGTGACAGTCAGCGGGCGCTCCCGCCGGGGTGTCACTTTAGAAATCCACTCCGCCAAACTCACATACAGCATCCGGTACGGGCTGTCAGCAGAGGTTCTGGAAAAGGAGCGGAGCCGCCTGCTGGAACAAGCCCACCAGAGGGCGCTGTCTGGAGCCTGGGCCAGGGAGCAACGGCAAGTGCGCGAGGGCAGGGAAGGAGGACGCGTGTGGGCTGAAAATGAGAAGCAACAACTGTTAGCCATTGGGAAGGTCGCGGGCTACGAGGGCTACTACGTTCTCCCGGTAGAGCAGTACCCTGAACTGGCGGACAGCAGCGCTAACATCCAGTTCCTCAAACAGAACGAGATGGGCAGGAGGTAA